From Yersinia hibernica, a single genomic window includes:
- a CDS encoding PerC family transcriptional regulator produces MRLEDDIAESLELRGWWYRAARRWLDVWDQTEDEIAREAITRRRGHCLDMALQTLPTERRRENRKKYKQQSRYSEGY; encoded by the coding sequence ATGAGATTAGAAGATGATATTGCGGAGTCGCTGGAACTCCGTGGATGGTGGTACCGTGCCGCGCGCCGCTGGCTGGATGTTTGGGACCAGACTGAAGATGAAATTGCCCGTGAGGCTATTACACGTAGGCGCGGTCATTGTCTGGATATGGCGTTGCAGACATTGCCAACTGAACGACGTAGGGAGAACCGTAAAAAATATAAGCAGCAAAGTAGGTATAGTGAAGGTTACTAG
- a CDS encoding TIGR03747 family integrating conjugative element membrane protein, with product MAEEKVQPRQPQAVPPKQSGLFITLFWLLPWKIIGILLASLLVSLLIEYAGMTFIWVGEGAEHSRQVMLTESGYLSAGFTRSLMLSEPVTFISHWVQQGYQWVFADSGFIGWLNDARQVHGSQGAVETLNRVGSWLAMALWDYLQATVYVTVIFAIRVAILVLSVPLFIMVSITGIVDGLVRRDLRRYGAGYESSFVYHHAKRYVKPAMYGPCMLYLAWPTAVWPNLLLLPSAVMLGVVLSIVTGAFKKYL from the coding sequence ATGGCGGAAGAGAAAGTCCAACCCAGGCAACCGCAGGCGGTACCACCCAAGCAATCTGGGTTATTTATTACCTTATTCTGGCTGCTGCCCTGGAAGATTATCGGGATCTTGCTGGCGTCTCTTCTGGTCAGCCTGCTCATAGAATATGCCGGCATGACCTTTATCTGGGTTGGTGAAGGCGCAGAACACAGCCGGCAGGTGATGCTGACGGAAAGTGGCTATTTGTCGGCAGGATTTACCCGCAGCCTGATGTTATCTGAACCGGTGACGTTCATCAGTCATTGGGTACAGCAAGGGTATCAGTGGGTGTTTGCGGACAGTGGCTTTATCGGTTGGCTCAATGATGCCCGCCAGGTGCACGGATCCCAGGGGGCAGTTGAGACGCTGAACCGGGTGGGCAGTTGGCTGGCGATGGCACTCTGGGATTATTTACAGGCGACGGTGTATGTGACCGTTATCTTTGCCATTCGGGTGGCTATCCTAGTGTTGTCGGTTCCGCTGTTCATCATGGTGAGCATTACGGGTATCGTGGACGGCCTGGTTCGTCGGGATTTGCGGCGTTACGGTGCGGGCTATGAGTCAAGTTTTGTTTATCATCATGCCAAGCGCTACGTGAAACCGGCAATGTACGGTCCCTGCATGCTGTATCTGGCGTGGCCAACGGCGGTGTGGCCCAATTTATTACTATTACCGTCGGCGGTGATGTTGGGTGTGGTGCTCTCCATTGTTACGGGGGCATTTAAAAAATATTTGTGA